Part of the Chelmon rostratus isolate fCheRos1 chromosome 10, fCheRos1.pri, whole genome shotgun sequence genome is shown below.
GAATCTTCAGAAATGTAGAAGAGCATCTATATGTGTTGTAAACAGTGTTTCACTACATAAAACACAAGTTCCCAGTGTTTCTGGCACTACTGTTTTCTGAAAGGATTGTCTGTAGTGGAAGCCACAACTCAATTTTAACCGCTGATAATCCAATCCATTCAAACCCAAACACACGTGACTAGAAGGCTCACAGGTGTTGGATGAACAGACACGGGAGCTACTCAACTACATTTAACTGTCTGAACTCAGCATTAGGTTCAGCAAGAAATTTGCGAAGGTGGAAAGGCCTGCACCCAGTACAAAAGCCTGCCTTTCAGTGAACGAGCCACAATGAAGCAGTAAGAAAATCTGCAGAATTTTTTAACTTTGAGTTCATAGTCAAGTACTTGCAGAGTGGCACCATAATAAATgtctgacatactgtatgtgataaGCAGTGCTGTCTTACCCGGAGGTGTTTGATCTGGCAACGGATGACTGCTACCAAGTTGCGGACATTGGAAGGGTCCCTGAAATCCAGGGTGGGGGATCCAGGGCAGTTAGGAGAGTCTCCGCTACCCCCTGCACTGTCCACCTCCCCCATAAACTGCAATGCTGAGGCTTTGGAGATGAACATGTCATTGGCTCGCGGCTTCTTCTGGGTGTTATGCTGAGGGTAGACGTAGTGTGATCTTCGTGCACTACCTCCGCCACCACTTGCCCTGGCACCATCACGGTAATAGTCCAGGGTGACTCGTTTGGGTGTCAGGTTGTTGCACACGCAGATGTGGTGATAAAGGTTGGACAGCTCTTCGGAGAAGGCCAGCAGCTCTTCCTGGGCAACGCTCAAGTGCCCTTCTGAATCAATTGCCACTTTCCTAGTGGCTCCAatctccttctccagctcacTGATGCGCTCCTGGTCCTGCTTGCTGGACTTGATGCATTGACGGATCTTGTCAGCCAGCTCCTGGGCCTCTGCCCGCCAGCGATCCTTCTCCTGCTTGTATCGTTGCTCCAGGGTGTTATAACGAGCTCCTGCCTGAGATAGTTCATCTCGCAGCTTCAGAAGCTCTTCACTGGCTGAACGCATACGTGCTTCCAGCACCTCCTTGCTCTTGGTGTCGACCTCATAGTCAAAGGCCGCATTCCCACCATCTCCATTTTCTGCTTCATGATCCCCCCTGTCGTCTGCCTCTTGGTTGTGCTGCTGGCTGTTCTGCACAGCTTCCAGCTGTTGGGTGAGAGATCCAACCTTGTCCTCTTGCTGACTGAGTGCCTGTTTGGACATTACCAGCTGCATCTGCAGTTCTTCTACCTTGTCAACCAAAGTGGACTTCTCTCGTTCTGCCTgggtgcacacatacacacaaaatatttttttgcattgcCCAACTACTTAAAACTGTCCATTAGTGGAATAATCATCAATCATTAATTTAAGCTCTAAGACAGATCAACAGGCCAAAACTGATCGCTGATTATTTTTCCATTAAGCAAGGTCTCTGTAACACAAATGTCTCCCACAACCATCTTAACTCttaatgcattttttatgtaaaatagtGGCTGGCCCCATTCAGCTCCCCACACCCAACACGTGGTGGGAAGGAGCGTGCCTACCCAACCCCCAATTTAAGTGCATCATGAATAATATATTTccttcagacagagaggaatgaCAGTTGAAGACATCCTTAATTTTCTTAAGTACCCTTTATTCTAGAAGTGCAACTGTGTCAGGTAGGAGGTCACTAAATTGCTTGCAGAAGTACTGTAGATGATGTCAAGTGGTGCCAGCTGGTTTTACTAATACAGAGAGGCTTACTAATTTTACCAACATACAGCGGATGTGGtccaaaacaggaagcagcagacaTCGCTGTTAAAAGCTTAGACACACAAATCAACCTGTAAAACAGCCTCACTACTCAGCTTATGACGGTGACACTATTTTAAGTTATTCTGACTAGAAAAGGCACTTTCATCTAAATATAATGCAGTCTATGAATCACAAAAGAACAATAGTTAGTAGATGGTGCTAGCAGTAGTTTATAGGCTATTATTAGGTTTTCACAAAATGGCAATATCCCCACATTACATTTACTCTCAATTTAAATAGTATAAAGCAAGTAAGTACTCTGCCtttttttgagaaactgaaaaaaaagtttgaaaggTGAACCTCTCCCTTTGGCCATAAAAATGCCATTATTTAATGCATTAAATATGTTGCAAATTCAAATGCCTGTTAATCTTTACAATTAATAAACTTAATTAATAAAACTACCCATGCCACTTATTGCCAAATATAAAATGCAAAGTTTCTATTAACCTACTAATCACTGCAGaatgacatgacattttatatGAAAACATTGAAACTTCAAGATTGTTCCCTGATGTCCTGATGACTGCTCCTGATAATTGTAGTCTTATTAAATTTAGTGGAGGTTCATACTCCCCAGAAGGTCAACCAACTCCAAAAGCTTCTTGCAAATCCTAAATTCTCAGCTTTGCACACAAGACATCCCATAATAAAACGGTCAGACTGCCATGAAATGTGATGAGCAATATAAGATAACCAGGGAACAAAACCATTCAAATCATATTTTACTTCTTTTCTTCAGTGCATAATTTCACcatattaataaattaaataagtGGCACATGTTGTGCTGTTGCCTACCTGTAGGAGTTGCTGTTTTAGTTTCTGGCTGTCTGAAAAGTGTAGCTCACTCAGCAGGTCTGACACCAACCCAGAAGCTGGAGCACGCAGGAATACATCACTGTTGCGTGGAGTGGAGTAGCGATGGATGAGGCCATTACTTTTGGAGCCTCCCAAGTGAGGAGGGTGAGCAGAACCGGGAGCAGACCCAGGACCATTATTAATGCCACTGTCCTGgtcctctccctcaccctcaccttctccctctcctccctggcCCTCCTCCTGGCTGTCATCCAGCTGCTCCAAGTGGAGCTCCAGGTTCCCCACAGAATCAAAGGGGTTAAGGGTCAGGGCAGAGAGTTCTCGCCGCAGACTGTtcttctgctccctctcctccttcagggCTTCCAGGGCCTCATCCAGCTGCCTCTCTGCTATCTCCCTCAGCCTCGCTGCCTCGTCCAGCTGAGCTCgcagctcctcctgctcatCGTTCTTCTGGGTCAGCTCCAGCTTTATCGATTCAAACTCAACCTGAAATGTGATAAAGAAGCACAGCCAGAAGGATGGTTTTAATAGGTCTTTCTATATGTGTGCACATTCTGTACTCAACATGCAAATATACCCATCACTGCATTCAGATCAACAGTGTTACAGTCACATACCCAGATGGCTTGGGTAGACAAATATAAACTCCACTGGTGATGACTCCATGGTTACTACCAATTCTACTTGGAAATGGATATGTACAGTTCTCCCACTGATTTTGAGTCCTACATATTCAACAACGTTCACATCTAGTTGGCTCTTCTAGTTGCTTTAACGTACagtaaacataaaataacaatacatgtctatttattttgaataaaatcTATGTGTTATTAAAACTGATACTGAGAGAACATTTAGGGTTTTcatctaaaacaacaaaaagggCTTCGGACATCAGAAACTCTCGAGGTAAGACTAGATTTTTATCTAAAAGTCAACTACTGGACTAAACAAGCCTCTGCTACATTTAGAACTAGTCATGGACAGTTTGCCTTGGCAGAGCTACTATATACACAAAGAGCACATTGGCGCTAGGAAGCACTTGTCTCACACCCTCAGGAATCCAAACAGAGACACTTTCAAGAACTACATAATATAACAACCCACAAGAATACTGAGTATCTTTCATCACAAGAACACAAACTAAGATTTGAGATGttcacaaatacagaaaatgtgaaaaggacTGTGATCATCTGCTTATGTTTAGGAAATGTTCTtagcttgcttttttttttttttttttttttagcatttttaatgttacaatgacattaaatgacacaaatgtctTGCCTTAGGTAAATTGTTACATTGGAAGCTTTCAGTATGCAATTGTCCCAAATGATACAAAATCATAAACTGAGTTCAAGCAGTTTGTGGCGTTTGGATCCCCCCCCATGGTTCAGCATGCATTTGAACGTGGAATAATTGCAAAATTTTACCATCACAGTATGAAATCCGGTTTATATATTTGGTAAAGTTGTAGTTTAAGTGATAACTGACCTGGTTTTCCTTGAGGACAGACACCTGTTTTTGCAGAGATATGTTCTCATCTTCGAGCTCAGCATTGTCCTGCAACTGCCGCAGCTCACGTACTTTATATTCCTTTATCTCATCCCTCAAATGGCCCTTTTCTGCCTCCAGACACTCACACTCCTGTAGAACAGAACCCACTGTTAAATTCACAATTATCAAGTGATGCAAGATCAAGTGTCATGCACAATGATTTTACTTCGGGAATGAGACTACAAATCTAATATATCCTTTCATGAGTCGGGGTTCCATCGAATCAGTCATGACAAGACAGGGACTAATATTATGCAGCATAAACAGCAGTATGCAGGTATACTAAGTGAGTCCCAAACCTTCTTTAGCTGGGTGGAGCACACCCCCAGTCTATCGATCTCTGCGTGAGCATTGCTCAGAGCAAGGCGCGCTTGCTTGAGGTCTGCCTGGACTTCCTCTATGCGGGTTGCCATGGCAGCCTCCTTACTGGCTGTCTCCTGCAGCAAGCTCTCCTCCCGGCActctccatcagcagctgcacgCTTCTGGCTGCTCACGGAATCTGCAAATGcctttacacaaacaaaaaaggttAAGGAAATGGCAAAACTTGCAGTATCCTGCAGGCTACAGTATGTTACACATTGGATGAACATTTTCAGTGCTGAAAGACAAATATATTCATGCTTTGCTACTCACATTAAGGCAAGAAATGTAGACATCTTGAACAAAGGAAAGGAAGTAGAACTTCACTGACAACCATCACCATAAACCTGATTACACTGACGATGTAGCTGTTATGGTTTGGTAACAAGACACCTTAACAGCAGCTTCCACACAGTTTGGCACTATATCTTAAAATAATCAGTGGATAAAAATGAGCCTTACACTAGACTTGACGCTGTAACATCAGGTATATCTTCACATTTTGCCATAATCTGTAAACTTCACCCATTATGCATCAATGAGTGCTGATGAAAGAACTGTCAAATAGGGtgttaaatgaaatgaacaagTTACTAAACAAGCTCAACTGAACATCGCGGTGGGGTTATATAATGAGGTTAATTCACAACACGAgtctgctctgctttgttaaAACCCTGCTAAATCCTAGGTGGGTAAACAGCCAAGAAATTAGGTTTATACAGATTATAGGAAAATAGCTGAAATTCTGTACCACTACGTCCCTTAAGATATAAAGAGCTTTGCTTGATATGTGGttataaaacattttagaaTTAACCTATTTTGGGGTTGTTCTGGCACATATTTTTTGCCAGATATCCAACTGTTTGTAAGGTTGCAGGTTTTTCTATTTCAATTTAAACAGGTGGGTGAAAAACTAAAAATCTGTCGATATGATAGGATTGAATTTTATGGGATTCTTCTTACATAAATCAGTTTCACAGAGCGTGTTCTAGCAATACTCAATACCTTCATGTCCCATCTGGTGCATTTTTGTCAAAGTTTACAACCAGGAACCAATATTAACCCCTTACAGATCATTCTTTGAGCACTATGACAGCATGAGATATTTCAATATAAAATGTACCTTTAAAGAGAAACTCTAACTTAACTGAAAAAACTACACTACACTTGTAAAAACACTGGATTACGTGATAATCAGAGTTTTGACATATTGGTCTAATCTTTTCATCTTGACTATGTGGCGCTATCCTAATTCAATCCTTAATGCCAAGCAGTTAAGTATCCAGATCAGTTTaagatgaacaaagaaaacatattaTCTTAAACGCATTGGACATGCTGACTAATTGGCTGTGGGGGTTGTCCTGATCCCTAAACAGTCTTCCACCTCTGATGCCATCAGCATCAGATGACATATGAGGGCAAAACTGACTCAGCATGCAATCACAAGCACCTTCATTGAAAGTATAATATGAGATTGTGGCTGTGACAGAACTGTTATTGTGGTAGCAGGGAGTCAGAGTTGCCAAAAAGCACTATGGGATGAGTAATCAAATTCATGTCATATGTCACTGGTACATAAAGAGACAACAATGCTAGCTTTATACGACTACTGGGGACACTGCAAGGCAGCTCCTCAGCTGTTACATTAACATCGATAGAGAGTGTGTGCCTTTGCAAAATGTCAGCCATTCAAATTTTGATTGCATTCATATTTTGCCATCAGtgtcatgtgaaaaaatacCATTCTGCAATACCATTATTGCACAATGGTAACACAGGTGAAACAATGAAAAGGCATGGTATTACTGTTCCACTGCCTCTTGTTAATAATATCATATATGTATTATAATTTAAACAAGcaatgtatatataaatatcgcttgtgtgtttatatatttatatatataccCACACACATTGCTTGTTTCAATTGTAAACAACACTGCATCTAACCACATCTAGTTCAATGTAAAGAAGTGTTTAtgtaggcaaaaaaaaatctgatgagcactgtgcaaaaacaaatgtgcagtaaaaaaCAAAGGTGAAAAAGCAGTAGGACAGTTGCATAGTGGCActggaaaacaacactttctTCACAAGTCTAATGTTGTCTAAATATAACTAGAAGGCCTTGGGTGTTCCTACCTCTTTGAGCTGCTGTAGCTCTCCTTTGAGGGCTTCATGCTCTTCTTCCAGTTGCCTGTGTTTCATCTTGAGAGCAGCACTTTCCTCCAACACCACCAAGCCATAGCGGGCTGCCTGTAGCTTTTCCTCAGTGGCCTCCTGGAGCTCAAGAGTCAGCCGCACCACTTCAGCCTTCAAGTCTCTGCTCCCCATCTCTGCCTCCCCTTCTCCCTCCGCCGTTTGACCTGCTGGGTCTGCATCTGCCTCCAGCATCCTTGCCTGGCCTCCCACTTGTCTGCCAATGTTCTATGGGGACAGCtgcctccttcactcctcctctctcattacTCCACACTACAAAaggcaaaacacaaagatggTGGTTATGTAAACGTCTTAGAACAATGGCCAGGATGGCGAAGAGGTTTGCGAAAATCACATTATGACACCAATTGAGCAAATTGCAGAGGGCAAGATTAACATGTGGACTGGTTATGTGGCAAAACGCTTCTACTTTCTAAAGGCCAAATGGCTACAAGACAAAACCAAGCCACAAATGACctaactgctgcagtttgcaaATAAGTATCACCTGTATAAAACCAGTTAGCCTTGTCAACTCTGGTTATACTACTAGTTATAACAGAAAATGTGGACCTACGACTAACATATTGCTgccatttatctttttaaatagGTACTTATTAGCCCGTGGTATGTAAAAGTAATTACTGATCATCCCCCAACTCCGCACAATTAACAAGCTGTCACGATTAAACTGGGATGGAAGGCTGGCCTGTACACATCACTGAGCAACGTTAATGCTATTCAGCATCAGTAACCTTACATCTGTTCAGAATAAGCCGATAGCTATAGGTAATGTTAGCTACACAGTTATGTCAGCTGTTTGACGTGTCATAACACCAAACCTCAACGTTGTTGTGGAAACAATTTGGATTA
Proteins encoded:
- the zgc:162200 gene encoding protein bicaudal D homolog 2; translated protein: MLEADADPAGQTAEGEGEAEMGSRDLKAEVVRLTLELQEATEEKLQAARYGLVVLEESAALKMKHRQLEEEHEALKGELQQLKEAFADSVSSQKRAAADGECREESLLQETASKEAAMATRIEEVQADLKQARLALSNAHAEIDRLGVCSTQLKKECECLEAEKGHLRDEIKEYKVRELRQLQDNAELEDENISLQKQVSVLKENQVEFESIKLELTQKNDEQEELRAQLDEAARLREIAERQLDEALEALKEEREQKNSLRRELSALTLNPFDSVGNLELHLEQLDDSQEEGQGGEGEGEGEGEDQDSGINNGPGSAPGSAHPPHLGGSKSNGLIHRYSTPRNSDVFLRAPASGLVSDLLSELHFSDSQKLKQQLLQAEREKSTLVDKVEELQMQLVMSKQALSQQEDKVGSLTQQLEAVQNSQQHNQEADDRGDHEAENGDGGNAAFDYEVDTKSKEVLEARMRSASEELLKLRDELSQAGARYNTLEQRYKQEKDRWRAEAQELADKIRQCIKSSKQDQERISELEKEIGATRKVAIDSEGHLSVAQEELLAFSEELSNLYHHICVCNNLTPKRVTLDYYRDGARASGGGGSARRSHYVYPQHNTQKKPRANDMFISKASALQFMGEVDSAGGSGDSPNCPGSPTLDFRDPSNVRNLVAVIRCQIKHLRVAVDLCRQRGAMPYSGLSSSGESERDAESLLEEVLKLKSLLSTKREQIATLRTVLKANKQTAELALSNLKTKYETEKSMVSETMMKLRNELKALKEDAATFSSLRVMFASRCDQYVTQLDEMQRQLAAAEDEKKTLNSLLRMAIQQKLALTQRLEDLEAPLSPHSLNSSPRRSRAKELATKSGRAPRSPRSSPARPPLRSSPRASPVLGSSVPAMATHHLRSLTRSLHTSPR